From the genome of Branchiostoma floridae strain S238N-H82 chromosome 8, Bfl_VNyyK, whole genome shotgun sequence:
tgtgtgtgttttgtgtgtttgtgtgtgagtgcgtgtgagtgagtgagttagtaaGTGAGTTGGAGTGAATGCGATTATGTTTGCATTAACAACAAGTAGTTCAAAACAAGGCCTGAAATGTCTGTATGGGTTAATAGACTTGAAACTAAACAACAGATACAATAAAATCTAACTTTGCAAACTTATCATCCACCCTGAATATCTCAACAGCCTTCTTATCGTCTATAATGACTGTTATCATTCCAGCTGTGGGAACAAGCAGAGCGGTGGCAAGCCATGGTGTCGTGTATGAAGCAGGTGGGGGAGATGGGCCGGGAGCTAACTGTAGAGGAGAGGAACCTGCTGTCCGTGGCCTACAAGAACATGGTGGGCTCCCGGAGGTCCGCATGGCGGATCGTCACGTCCGCCGAGCAGAAGGCGGCCGACGGCTCGGAAACCCGCCAGGCGGCGAAGTGGTTACGGGAGAAGGTGGAGACCGAGATGAAGGAGATGTGCGGCGAAGTCTTGGAGCTGCTGGACAAGAACCTCATCCCCAGAACCAGCGAATCGAATACGGAGAGCCTAGTCTTCTACCAGAAGATGAAGGGGGACTACTTACGGTACCAGGCGGAAATCAGCGAGGGCGACGAGAGAGATGACATGGTGACGAAGACCAAGAAGTCCTACAAGAAGGCTCAGGAGAAAGCTGCCGAGCTGCAACCAACAAACCCCATTCGACTGGGAGTGGCGCTTAACTTCTCAGTGTTCCACTACGAGGTCAGGAATGACCCTACAGAAGCGAGCCGGCTGGCGCAGAAGGCGTTCGACGACGCGTTAGCGGAGCTGGACACCTTACAAGAGGACTCGTACAAAGACAGCACCCTCATCATGCAGCTACTCCAAGAAAACGCCACACGTTGGGCCAGCGAGAATTAAGATCAAGGAGAGGACTCCCCCCATATCAAGCGCATTCCACACAATCGGGTCAGCTCGTCTTGAGTCAACGTCAGCTTGTTTTGCCTTTTATACCTACTGCATTTCTTCTGTTTGGATTAAGAACGTCCTTTCTTTTTGAACTCATAATTATAAGTAGTAATGAACCATTGTTCGTTTAGTCTTTTAGCATCTTTTTCTAAGTCAATACATTTCGAGCGCTGTATGCTTCTTCATCGGTCTATCTTTCTTACACTCCTTGTTTGTACCAGATGGGTACTGTGGTACTCCTTTTACTTCCTTACATTTCCACAACAAACCCACTTGTTGATGTCGATAAagattagacattcaggtaataagctTAGAAACAAGATATACCAAATGGCAGCTACTTAAGCAATTGGATAcaattttggaaaatcatattcagttgcttgagaaactgctaTTTGGCACAACCCCACTTTCATTGTCATTGTGATTGGTAAAGTACATGCATCAATATTATCATTGACCATTACTTGGCATTCACTTTAGTGGGAATGAGGCATCAGTATCTATGCGAAATTACTTATATCAGAAGCGGTCACAGGTCAGTTTTGGGGTGCGATATCAGATGAAAGTATATATCaacagtacaaaatacattCAAGTGGTGCAAAAATAACCCATTTTGCTCTCGGAAATAAAGCTAAGATGCAGTCAAGGAAGATATGGAAACAGCAGAACAATAAGGGTTTGTCAAAGGGTAAAACAATTTACCCCCAAAATTTATATGTATTGGCAATATGGTTGAGTTATGGGTATCCTGTGTTTAAACAATATTTTGCAGTCAAGGGCCGCTAGGTGCTCTATTTTATGGCTCGGTCGTATGTCGCTGTACGACATTAAATTAGTAAGCTTCTAATCAGGCTAACAGTTAAACAACCATCCTAAGAAGGCCCCCAGTTTGCGATCGATTGTGACAGCCCCTTTAGTCACACCAGTTTTCCTAGATACTGGCTCTGTTTTGCCCATGATAATATCTATAATTGCTTAGTCTTGTGGTGT
Proteins encoded in this window:
- the LOC118420769 gene encoding 14-3-3 protein zeta-like — translated: MADREDMVYRAKLWEQAERWQAMVSCMKQVGEMGRELTVEERNLLSVAYKNMVGSRRSAWRIVTSAEQKAADGSETRQAAKWLREKVETEMKEMCGEVLELLDKNLIPRTSESNTESLVFYQKMKGDYLRYQAEISEGDERDDMVTKTKKSYKKAQEKAAELQPTNPIRLGVALNFSVFHYEVRNDPTEASRLAQKAFDDALAELDTLQEDSYKDSTLIMQLLQENATRWASEN